Proteins encoded together in one Epinephelus lanceolatus isolate andai-2023 chromosome 4, ASM4190304v1, whole genome shotgun sequence window:
- the LOC117260234 gene encoding claudin-17-like yields the protein MRAKLEVLALVLGFVGLFGTIAVTALPMWRVSAFIGANLIVMEELWEGLWMNCYRQADIKMQCKVYDSLLILPPELQAARGLMCVSIVLVFISLLVTGCGTKKSNCCGDNNKSKNIILALGGGLYLLSFLTTLIPVSWVGHTVIRNFYNPTVVDSQKRELGEALFIGWATSGVLLITGIILLISYSKRRSKEEEPYTDMYLMPVKDVQKEDSVYLGRTPSSSHKHQEYV from the coding sequence ATGAGAGCAAAGTTGGAAGTCTTAGCCCTGGTCCTGGGCTTCGTCGGCCTGTTTGGGACCATAGCTGTCACTGCCCTGCCCATGTGGAGGGTCTCAGCCTTCATTGGAGCTAATCTTATTGTTATGGAGGAACTCTGGGAGGGCTTGTGGATGAACTGCTACAGACAGGCGGATATCAAGATGCAGTGCAAGGTGTATGACTCACTGCTAATTCTCCCACCAGAGCTGCAGGCGGCCAGGGGGCTCATGTGTGTGTCCATAGTCCTGGTTTTCATCTCCCTCTTGGTCACAGGATGTGGGACCAAGAAGAGCAACTGTTGTGGCGACAATAACAAGAGCAAGAACATCATCCTGGCCTTAGGGGGTGGTCTGTACCTGCTGTCATTTTTGACCACACTCATCCCTGTTAGCTGGGTGGGTCATACTGTCATCCGCAATTTCTACAACCCAACAGTAGTGGATTCTCAGAAACGGGAGCTGGGGGAGGCCCTTTTCATTGGGTGGGCCACTTCTGGTGTACTGTTGATCACCGGGATTATCCTTCTGATCAGCTACAGCAAACGCAGATCAAAGGAGGAAGAACCCTACACTGACATGTATCTTATGCCAGTGAAGGATGTACAGAAAGAGGACAGTGTGTACCTGGGAAGGACGCCATCCAGCTCTCATAAGCATCAAGAATATGTGTaa